The following are encoded together in the Gammaproteobacteria bacterium genome:
- a CDS encoding transketolase, whose translation MMTTAPTVAEIADIARRARIQILKAVAHAKGGHVGGPYSAVDMLAALYFRVLDVRPDEPDWPDRDRFVLSKGHSSIALYTVLAMRGYFDIEELATFDAIDSRLQGHPDMTITPGIDMSSGSLGLGFAGALGIALGARALGKDFTTYVMLGDGECNEGIVWEGAHVANRYHLDNVVAIVDQNNLQQFGWRGDTATERLTPYVGDELAGRWRAFGWHVLEVDGHDIGAFLNTVEKAQAVSESPVVIVAHTIKGKGVSFMEDNYRWHSRVPTEEEFATAMQELGETKAGER comes from the coding sequence ATGATGACGACCGCTCCGACCGTCGCCGAGATTGCCGATATCGCCCGCCGGGCTCGTATCCAGATTCTCAAAGCGGTCGCCCATGCCAAGGGCGGCCATGTGGGTGGCCCATATTCGGCGGTCGACATGCTGGCCGCCCTCTACTTTCGAGTCCTCGATGTTCGCCCCGATGAACCGGACTGGCCCGACCGAGACCGGTTCGTACTCTCCAAGGGGCACAGCTCCATCGCCCTGTACACCGTCCTGGCGATGCGGGGCTACTTCGACATCGAGGAACTGGCGACCTTCGACGCGATCGACTCGAGACTCCAGGGCCATCCGGACATGACGATCACCCCGGGCATCGACATGTCGTCTGGTTCACTCGGCCTTGGTTTCGCCGGTGCGCTCGGCATCGCCCTCGGAGCTCGTGCGTTGGGCAAGGACTTCACCACCTATGTGATGCTCGGCGACGGCGAGTGCAACGAGGGGATCGTGTGGGAAGGGGCTCATGTGGCCAACCGCTATCACCTCGACAACGTGGTGGCGATCGTCGACCAGAACAACCTCCAGCAGTTCGGCTGGCGTGGCGACACGGCGACCGAACGCCTCACCCCGTATGTTGGAGACGAGCTGGCGGGCCGCTGGAGAGCATTCGGATGGCACGTCCTGGAGGTGGACGGTCACGACATTGGAGCGTTCCTGAACACCGTGGAGAAAGCCCAAGCCGTCTCCGAAAGCCCCGTGGTGATCGTGGCCCACACCATCAAGGGCAAAGGGGTCTCATTCATGGAGGACAATTACAGGTGGCACAGCAGGGTGCCGACCGAGGAGGAGTTCGCCACCGCGATGCAGGAACTCGGCGAGACGAAAGCCGGTGAACGATGA
- a CDS encoding transketolase family protein, whose product MTSLTPGKALRVAFGETIAELARTDPRLVVLDGDTGSSTRTDLFENEHPERFFQMGITEQNMLGMAAGMATLGLIPIVSTFACFIVSRAHDSIRVLIAQPKLNVKLMGGYAGLLAGMTGKTHLMFDDISIMRAMANMTVVAPADEVETRRALPAIIDHPGPVYLRLTRSNSPVLFDNDYRFEIGKAVTLREGSDITVFSTGVQSVRAYEAAQVLATEGIDVHLVHVPTIKPLDIDAIVSAARKTNLVMTSEEHTIVGGLGGAIAETLAEYHPVPIKRHGLQDVFGESGPNEDLLEKYGISASRTAETVRETVRSLKR is encoded by the coding sequence ATGACCAGTCTCACGCCGGGGAAGGCCTTGAGAGTGGCCTTCGGCGAAACGATCGCCGAACTCGCACGAACCGATCCCCGACTCGTCGTCCTCGACGGCGATACCGGGAGTTCCACCCGGACGGACTTGTTCGAAAACGAGCACCCGGAGCGGTTCTTCCAGATGGGGATTACCGAACAGAACATGCTCGGCATGGCAGCCGGCATGGCAACGCTCGGTTTGATCCCGATCGTCAGCACCTTTGCCTGTTTCATCGTCTCTCGGGCACATGACTCGATTCGGGTCTTGATCGCTCAACCGAAACTGAACGTCAAACTGATGGGCGGATACGCCGGCCTGCTTGCCGGGATGACCGGCAAGACACACCTCATGTTCGATGACATCTCCATCATGCGGGCAATGGCGAACATGACGGTGGTCGCCCCCGCGGACGAAGTCGAGACTCGCCGGGCACTGCCCGCGATCATCGACCATCCCGGTCCCGTGTACTTGCGGCTGACCCGCTCCAACTCGCCGGTTCTCTTCGACAACGACTACCGGTTCGAGATCGGCAAGGCAGTCACCCTTCGCGAGGGGTCTGATATCACCGTCTTCTCGACCGGGGTGCAAAGCGTCCGTGCGTACGAGGCCGCGCAGGTGCTGGCAACCGAAGGCATCGACGTACACCTCGTTCACGTGCCAACGATCAAGCCACTCGACATCGATGCCATCGTGAGCGCTGCAAGGAAGACGAACCTGGTGATGACCTCTGAAGAACACACCATCGTGGGCGGCCTTGGTGGGGCGATCGCCGAGACTCTGGCAGAGTATCACCCGGTACCGATCAAACGACACGGCCTGCAGGACGTGTTCGGAGAGTCCGGACCCAACGAGGATCTCCTCGAGAAGTATGGTATTTCGGCGTCGAGAACGGCCGAGACGGTGCGTGAGACGGTCCGCTCGCTCAAGAGGTGA
- a CDS encoding SDR family oxidoreductase, which produces MELEKVEGTQVSQLDIFRLDGKVAIIPGGSGGIGSTLAQGLAAAGAGVAIVGRSAERAQAVADRVLNAGGQALAIAADVTQKEEADRAVAETVDRWGRLDIIVNAVGGGAGKVLFDAQDYPIREWDWIFELNVRSTVLPTQAAVKAMIEAGHGGKVLNISSVRGQLGINAGYSAYVAAKGAIDSLTRQWATEWARHGICVNAIAPTFVDTPQVAMLLEDPDFKAGVVGRIPLHRVGETTDLIGASLLFCSDASSFITGQILTIDGGLTATQ; this is translated from the coding sequence ATGGAACTGGAGAAGGTAGAGGGAACGCAAGTGAGCCAACTGGATATCTTCAGGCTCGACGGCAAGGTTGCCATCATTCCCGGTGGCAGCGGCGGCATAGGATCCACCCTGGCGCAGGGGCTCGCGGCAGCCGGAGCCGGCGTCGCAATCGTGGGTCGATCGGCGGAACGCGCCCAGGCCGTGGCCGACAGAGTGCTCAATGCCGGCGGGCAGGCGCTGGCGATCGCGGCCGATGTCACGCAGAAGGAAGAAGCGGACCGCGCCGTGGCCGAAACCGTAGACCGGTGGGGCCGTCTCGACATCATCGTCAACGCGGTCGGAGGCGGGGCCGGCAAGGTCCTGTTCGATGCTCAGGACTATCCGATTCGCGAGTGGGACTGGATCTTCGAGCTGAACGTTCGCAGCACCGTGCTCCCCACACAGGCGGCGGTCAAGGCAATGATCGAAGCTGGACACGGCGGCAAGGTCCTGAACATCTCATCGGTCCGGGGCCAACTCGGCATCAATGCCGGCTACTCGGCATACGTTGCCGCAAAAGGTGCAATCGATTCGCTGACGCGACAGTGGGCTACAGAGTGGGCCCGGCACGGAATCTGCGTGAACGCAATCGCCCCGACTTTCGTCGACACACCCCAGGTTGCGATGCTGCTGGAAGATCCAGACTTCAAAGCCGGCGTGGTTGGCCGCATCCCACTCCACCGGGTCGGCGAGACGACGGATCTGATCGGCGCGAGCTTGTTGTTCTGCTCGGACGCCTCGTCGTTCATCACCGGGCAGATCCTCACTATCGATGGCGGATTGACCGCCACGCAGTAA